One Setaria viridis chromosome 5, Setaria_viridis_v4.0, whole genome shotgun sequence genomic region harbors:
- the LOC117856753 gene encoding pseudo histidine-containing phosphotransfer protein 5 — MDYSSLRRQAASMKKSLFDQGYLDEQFCQVEDLQDETSPNFAEEVVTLFFKDSARLISNIEQALEKYPKDFNKWDAYMQQLKGSCSSIGASRMKSECMSFRDYCTQGNAEGCMKSFQKVKREHGVLRQKLEAYFQLLRQVGPSGAATRPAM; from the exons CTGCATCCATGAAAAAGAGTCTCTTTGATCAG GGGTACCTAGATGAGCAATTTTGTCAGGTGGAAGACTTGCAGGATGAAACTAGTCCTAATTTTGCAGAAGAGGTCGTTACTTTGTTTTTCAAGGACTCTGCCAGGCTAATATCCAACATCGAGCAAGCTCT GGAAAAATACCCCAAAGATTTCAACAAGTGGGATGCATACATGCAGCAACTAAAAGGCAGCTGCTCCAG CATTGGTGCTTCAAGGATGAAGAGTGAGTGCATGTCATTCAGGGATTACTGTACTCAAGGAAATGCTGAAGG TTGTATGAAATCGTTCCAGAAAGTGAAGAGGGAGCATGGTGTCCTGAGGCAGAAACTAGAAGCTTATTTCCAG CTGCTACGACAAGTTGGTCCTTCTGGAGCTGCCACCAGGCCTGCTATGTAA